The following are encoded together in the Corynebacterium jeikeium genome:
- a CDS encoding tRNA (adenine-N1)-methyltransferase has protein sequence MAYSGRFTEGDRVQLTDAKRRHFTITLAKGESFFTHKGEIRHDDIIGQHEGTVVKSSGAAEYLCFRHLLVDHVLSMPRGAAVIYPKDAAQILVEGDIFPGATVLEAGAGSGAMSTWLLRAVGPKGKVISYEIREDHLAYAKDNVEDYFGGHPENWDLRLGDLKTVTKEDVGDVDRVLLDMLEPWEMLDTVKDVLIPGGVFMTYVATVPQLMKVMEGIRETGCFTEPKAWESLVREWKVEGLATRPEHRMNAHTAFLILARRLADGVTAPRPQRRARR, from the coding sequence ATGGCATATTCCGGACGTTTCACCGAAGGCGACCGCGTGCAGCTCACAGACGCCAAGCGCCGCCACTTCACCATCACCCTGGCCAAGGGTGAGAGCTTCTTCACCCACAAGGGCGAAATCCGCCACGACGACATCATCGGCCAGCACGAGGGCACCGTGGTCAAATCCTCCGGGGCTGCCGAATACCTGTGCTTCCGCCACCTGCTGGTCGACCACGTGCTTTCCATGCCCCGGGGCGCGGCCGTTATTTACCCGAAGGACGCCGCCCAAATCCTCGTGGAGGGAGACATTTTCCCCGGCGCCACGGTGCTGGAGGCCGGCGCGGGCTCCGGCGCCATGAGCACCTGGCTCCTGCGGGCCGTAGGGCCGAAGGGCAAAGTCATTAGCTACGAAATTCGCGAGGACCACCTGGCCTACGCCAAGGACAACGTGGAGGACTACTTCGGTGGCCACCCAGAGAACTGGGACCTGCGCTTGGGCGACCTGAAGACGGTCACTAAGGAAGATGTCGGCGACGTCGACCGCGTGCTGCTGGACATGTTGGAGCCCTGGGAGATGCTGGACACCGTCAAAGACGTGCTTATCCCAGGCGGTGTCTTCATGACCTACGTCGCAACCGTCCCGCAGCTGATGAAGGTCATGGAAGGCATCCGCGAGACCGGCTGCTTTACCGAACCGAAGGCCTGGGAATCCCTGGTGCGTGAGTGGAAGGTCGAGGGTCTGGCCACCCGCCCCGAACACCGAATGAACGCGCACACAGCATTTCTGATCCTGGCGCGCAGGCTGGCTGATGGCGTCACCGCACCTCGACCACAGCGCCGCGCCCGCCGTTAG
- a CDS encoding RecB family exonuclease — protein MTTKLALSPSRANDYKQCPLLYRFRAIDKLEEPSTVAQVKGTLVHAVLENLHQLPRGSRTYPAAVKMIRPEWEKMLAKDPELSELVPEQSTVEFWEECRALVKGYFQMENPDGFDAHECEQFVNLTLPNDVPVRGFIDRVDIAETGQVRVVDYKTGKKPAPRFADSARFQMMFYALVWWRMTGELPTQLRLMYLKVSDDMVLQPTATELAAFERELGELWGRILADVRSGNFQPRTTKLCGWCHFQDLCPAFGGTPPDYPLEVSSS, from the coding sequence GTGACTACGAAACTAGCTCTTTCCCCTTCTCGCGCCAATGACTACAAGCAGTGCCCCCTGCTTTACCGCTTTCGAGCCATCGACAAGTTGGAGGAACCGAGCACGGTCGCCCAGGTGAAGGGCACGCTGGTCCACGCGGTGTTGGAAAACCTGCACCAGCTGCCGCGCGGTAGCCGCACCTACCCGGCGGCGGTGAAGATGATTCGCCCGGAGTGGGAAAAGATGCTGGCCAAGGACCCGGAGCTTTCGGAGCTGGTTCCCGAGCAGTCCACCGTGGAGTTCTGGGAGGAATGCCGCGCGCTGGTGAAGGGCTACTTCCAGATGGAAAACCCGGATGGTTTTGACGCCCACGAGTGCGAACAATTCGTGAATCTAACCCTGCCCAACGATGTGCCGGTGCGCGGTTTTATCGACCGCGTGGATATCGCGGAGACTGGCCAGGTGCGCGTGGTGGACTACAAGACGGGCAAGAAACCGGCACCTCGCTTCGCCGATTCGGCTCGCTTTCAAATGATGTTCTACGCCCTGGTGTGGTGGCGCATGACAGGCGAGCTGCCCACCCAGCTGAGGTTGATGTACCTGAAGGTCAGCGACGACATGGTGCTGCAGCCCACCGCCACCGAGCTGGCTGCCTTCGAGCGCGAGCTTGGCGAGCTGTGGGGCCGCATCCTGGCGGATGTGCGCAGCGGCAACTTCCAGCCGCGCACCACCAAGCTGTGCGGGTGGTGCCACTTCCAGGACCTCTGCCCTGCCTTCGGCGGCACCCCGCCGGACTATCCCTTGGAGGTTTCCTCCTCGTAG